Part of the Desulforegula conservatrix Mb1Pa genome is shown below.
ATCCTTCAATTCATTAAGAAGCAGATTTTTCTCCTGATTTGTCATGACAGGGAAGTCGTAAAATGAATTGATATGCTTTATTTCCTTGCCGTTTTTAAGCCTGTCCTCAACAAAGCCAACGTGCCTTTCAAGTCTGTCATTTATATATTTGTTGGAAAAATCCACTGCATAGTCTTTAATTCCAAAAATTTCATCGCGCAGATTTTCATCTATCTCAAAGCCAATGCTGTTTCGTGCTGAAGCCACTGCCGCCTGCATGGTTGTTCCTGTTCCCATGAAAGGATCAAGAACAGTGTCTCCCTTGGCCGAATACATTGCAATCAGTCTGTATGCCAGCTCAAAAGGGAATGCAGCACTTCTTGATCTGGCCTCGGTTTTTTTCATGCTCTGGACAGTGCCTTTTATGTCGAACCAGACATCTGAAAAAAAGAGATTCCTTTCTTCCCAGAAATAAGCGCTTTCCCGTCTCCGTTCTTTGTCTGCCACATCACTAAAATCCCTCTTGGAACCCTTTCTGAATATCAGAATATACTCATGCTCGAATGTGACGTATGCACCGGCAGGCAGCATTCCTGAACCCATGAATTTATTAGGGGCGTTTGTCTGCTTTCTCCAGATTATGTCAGGCAGGGGCGTAAAACCAAGGCTTGTCATAGAGCTGATTATTCTGGCGTGATTAGGATAAAGGGCAAAATTCCCATTTATTGTCCTTGTGGCATCGCCTATATTGATGCACGCAAACCCGCCATCTTTAAGAACCCTGAAGGTTTCCTTCCACATAGAATCCATAGCCTGATGCATAAGCTCAAATGCCAGGTTGCCATCTTTATTGTTAAGGGCATCTTCAATTCTTTGATCCTGCTTTGAAAAAATATCATCCCACATTTCAATCATTGGATATGGAGGAGACGTCACAACCAGATCCACAGTTTCTGAATCAACAGCTGATTGATCCTGGGAATTCTGAAAATATATTTTGTGGGTGGTTGCAAGCAAAGCCTGTGACTCCTTGTAAAGATTATAGATTTAAAGATTTGCCTTATTTTCTGGCCTTTTACCCTGACCAAACATTAATGTCCACATCATAAAAAACCGCAAAAATAATAATTATGAATATAACAAATGACAGG
Proteins encoded:
- a CDS encoding site-specific DNA-methyltransferase, with the translated sequence MLATTHKIYFQNSQDQSAVDSETVDLVVTSPPYPMIEMWDDIFSKQDQRIEDALNNKDGNLAFELMHQAMDSMWKETFRVLKDGGFACINIGDATRTINGNFALYPNHARIISSMTSLGFTPLPDIIWRKQTNAPNKFMGSGMLPAGAYVTFEHEYILIFRKGSKRDFSDVADKERRRESAYFWEERNLFFSDVWFDIKGTVQSMKKTEARSRSAAFPFELAYRLIAMYSAKGDTVLDPFMGTGTTMQAAVASARNSIGFEIDENLRDEIFGIKDYAVDFSNKYINDRLERHVGFVEDRLKNGKEIKHINSFYDFPVMTNQEKNLLLNELKDIRLVDEDLLEVSYSEEPGRKFTEDLAVDGSEAKTDPVEKPKKDKKQKNGKDKAGKGQMDLWG